A single Natranaerobius thermophilus JW/NM-WN-LF DNA region contains:
- a CDS encoding cytochrome c biogenesis protein — MNPISIINLIIAISLLASTALFILSVKYLDQPGNNYQKAISQFLGDFGYLLLLSKFIGRSYALGYLSLFSFYETLILAAIVLVTVAKAAEKIYDVELLKFFSYPLSALFMIVSLFAPQNPPQLTSEMMGGWLGYHIAFVIIAYGCFSASFLTEGMYLFLDRCIKNKQITIIVKLIPSLDQLNKLNYRIIFTGFIFLTVGIGFGGIWSDEIWGAYWFWEPKFIVTLFIWLVYGIYLYNKLIWGFQGKVISYLNLIGFIAIMINYFVVRLLDGGLHHFY, encoded by the coding sequence ATGAATCCGATTTCCATAATTAATCTTATAATAGCTATCAGTTTGCTTGCATCGACAGCCTTATTTATTCTTTCAGTAAAATATTTAGATCAGCCTGGAAATAACTATCAAAAAGCTATTTCTCAATTTCTGGGTGATTTTGGCTATCTATTGCTGTTGTCTAAATTTATAGGTAGGAGCTATGCTTTAGGGTATTTGTCATTATTTTCATTTTATGAGACGCTGATTTTAGCTGCAATTGTCTTGGTAACCGTGGCCAAAGCTGCAGAAAAAATATATGATGTTGAGCTATTAAAATTTTTCAGTTATCCTTTGTCAGCTTTATTTATGATAGTCTCTTTATTTGCTCCCCAAAATCCTCCGCAACTTACTTCCGAAATGATGGGAGGATGGCTTGGCTATCATATAGCCTTTGTGATTATTGCATATGGTTGTTTTAGTGCGTCTTTTTTAACTGAAGGAATGTATTTGTTTCTGGATCGTTGTATAAAAAACAAACAAATTACTATTATTGTCAAATTGATTCCTTCTCTAGATCAGCTGAACAAGTTAAATTATCGGATAATATTTACCGGGTTCATATTTTTAACAGTAGGTATTGGATTTGGCGGTATATGGAGTGATGAAATTTGGGGTGCTTACTGGTTTTGGGAGCCCAAATTTATAGTTACCCTTTTCATTTGGTTGGTGTATGGAATATATCTGTATAATAAATTAATATGGGGATTTCAAGGTAAGGTGATTTCTTATTTGAATTTAATTGGTTTTATTGCAATTATGATAAATTATTTTGTGGTAAGATTGCTGGATGGTGGACTACATCACTTTTATTAA
- a CDS encoding Lrp/AsnC family transcriptional regulator, with amino-acid sequence MKKTPNLSDNDQINSQDQNPNKLTNLQKQIVTQLQGDLPSSKQPYRDIANQLGISEEKLLAEIKNMKEQGLLRRIGGIIKHRQAGFKANAMVAWEVPNNQVEQVGNQMARFQEASHVYLRPTYPDWPYNLFTMIHAETRDECEKIAREMSRITGIENYELLYSTKEYKKTSMTYFN; translated from the coding sequence ATGAAAAAGACTCCAAACCTGAGTGATAATGATCAAATCAATTCCCAAGATCAAAACCCTAACAAACTTACTAATTTACAAAAACAAATTGTCACACAGCTTCAGGGAGACTTACCCTCAAGCAAACAGCCCTATCGAGACATTGCTAATCAATTAGGGATTTCCGAAGAAAAATTACTAGCTGAAATCAAAAATATGAAGGAGCAAGGCTTACTAAGACGTATAGGGGGGATCATTAAACACAGACAAGCAGGGTTTAAAGCAAATGCCATGGTAGCTTGGGAAGTTCCCAATAATCAGGTGGAACAAGTCGGAAACCAAATGGCTCGATTTCAAGAAGCAAGCCATGTCTATTTAAGGCCGACTTATCCGGATTGGCCTTATAATTTGTTTACTATGATTCATGCTGAAACCAGAGATGAGTGTGAAAAAATTGCCCGGGAAATGTCTCGTATAACAGGAATTGAAAATTATGAACTGTTATACAGTACAAAGGAGTATAAGAAAACTAGCATGACTTATTTTAATTAA
- the hemC gene encoding hydroxymethylbilane synthase, translated as MKLRIGTRRSQLALDQTNWVVEQLKTHYPDIEIEIKKIETKGDQLLNVSLSKVGGKGLFLKEIQNALLQGEIDLAVHSMKDIPTETTEDLEICAITKRVDPLDALISNNDITIDELPENAKIGTSSLRRGSQLKAYRNDLQIIPIRGNINTRMNKLQELPELDAVVLAKAGLVRSGMTDSISQNISPEIIVPCPGQGALGLEIRHDNENLKEKLAVLDDSESRKAIGAERAFLNRLGGSCHVPVGAYAEIISNELHLTGVVASEDGQDVIKRSVQTHLSDNNKIPSTLGNDLAEELIELGANKILSELKEG; from the coding sequence ATGAAACTAAGAATAGGGACTAGAAGGAGCCAACTTGCCCTTGACCAAACTAATTGGGTAGTAGAACAATTAAAAACGCATTATCCAGACATAGAAATTGAAATTAAAAAAATTGAAACAAAGGGTGATCAGTTACTAAATGTTTCTCTATCCAAAGTTGGTGGCAAGGGTTTATTTTTAAAAGAGATCCAAAATGCCTTACTTCAAGGAGAAATCGATTTGGCTGTTCATAGTATGAAAGATATACCTACGGAAACTACTGAAGATCTTGAAATTTGTGCCATCACTAAGAGAGTCGATCCTCTTGATGCCCTGATTTCCAATAATGATATTACAATAGACGAACTGCCTGAAAATGCTAAGATAGGAACTAGCAGTTTAAGGCGTGGTTCACAGTTAAAAGCTTACAGAAATGACTTACAAATAATTCCTATTAGAGGAAATATTAATACCAGAATGAATAAGCTCCAAGAACTTCCAGAGTTAGATGCCGTGGTCCTAGCAAAAGCAGGGCTTGTTAGATCAGGGATGACAGACAGTATTAGCCAGAATATATCTCCAGAAATAATAGTTCCCTGTCCCGGTCAAGGTGCTTTAGGATTAGAGATTCGCCATGATAACGAGAATCTCAAAGAAAAACTAGCAGTATTAGATGATTCGGAAAGCAGAAAGGCAATTGGGGCAGAAAGAGCTTTTCTTAATAGATTAGGTGGTAGCTGCCATGTGCCTGTAGGAGCTTATGCTGAAATTATTTCAAATGAACTACATTTGACAGGAGTAGTTGCAAGTGAGGATGGGCAAGATGTAATAAAAAGAAGTGTTCAAACTCATCTTAGTGATAATAACAAAATACCATCTACATTGGGAAATGACCTGGCTGAAGAGCTGATAGAGTTAGGAGCAAATAAAATATTGTCAGAACTTAAGGAGGGGTAG
- a CDS encoding AsnC family transcriptional regulator: MTKNQEQLDELDKKILNTIQRGFPIEKRPYKKLAQEVNSNEEEVFQRVQDMRESGFIRRLGGVFDTKKLGFKTTLIALKVDQANIDEVAGRINEYQGVTHNYKREHDFNLWFTLAASGEDELDRQLKEISQLPGVKRMLKLPALKLFKIGVNFKMD; this comes from the coding sequence ATGACCAAGAATCAAGAACAGCTAGATGAACTTGATAAAAAGATACTAAACACTATCCAAAGAGGTTTTCCTATAGAAAAACGCCCATATAAAAAACTAGCCCAAGAAGTAAATAGCAATGAAGAGGAAGTGTTTCAGCGCGTCCAGGATATGCGAGAAAGTGGATTTATCCGAAGACTTGGTGGTGTTTTTGATACAAAGAAATTAGGCTTTAAAACAACTCTGATCGCTTTGAAAGTTGACCAGGCCAATATAGATGAAGTAGCAGGAAGGATCAATGAATATCAAGGTGTAACCCACAATTACAAGCGTGAGCACGATTTCAACTTGTGGTTTACTTTGGCTGCCTCAGGAGAAGATGAATTAGACAGACAATTAAAGGAGATTTCCCAGTTGCCTGGTGTGAAAAGAATGTTAAAATTGCCTGCCCTTAAATTGTTTAAAATAGGGGTTAATTTCAAGATGGATTAA
- the hemB gene encoding porphobilinogen synthase produces the protein MKYPEYRMRRLRATKQMRQMVREHKLDVSDLIYPVFVNSAIQEPKPVPSMPGVYQWPVDKIVQHLKEIYELGIPAIMLFGIPNYKDSTGSSGKDSEEAVQRACREIKSSLPELTVITDVCLCGYTTHGHCGLIKEGTVDNDSTIEELAEIAISHGQAGADMVAPSNMMDGFVKVIRDKLDEAGFSQLPIMAYSAKFSSSFYGPFRDAAESAPSEGDRRSYQMDPANGKEALREVELDINEGADIVMIKPGLSYLDVIKEVKQKFNHPIAAYNVSGEYSMIKAAADKGWLNEREVVLEKLISFKRAGADMILTYFADDAARWLQGIE, from the coding sequence ATGAAATATCCTGAGTATCGAATGAGGCGATTAAGAGCGACTAAACAAATGAGACAGATGGTTCGAGAGCATAAATTGGATGTAAGTGATTTGATTTACCCTGTTTTTGTAAATAGTGCCATCCAGGAGCCCAAACCAGTGCCCTCAATGCCTGGTGTTTATCAATGGCCTGTAGATAAAATTGTACAACATCTAAAAGAAATTTATGAATTAGGCATACCAGCGATAATGTTATTTGGTATACCTAATTATAAAGACTCAACAGGTAGTTCGGGAAAAGATTCAGAAGAAGCTGTTCAAAGAGCTTGCCGTGAAATCAAAAGTAGTTTACCAGAACTGACTGTAATTACTGATGTTTGCCTGTGTGGCTATACTACCCATGGGCATTGTGGTTTAATAAAAGAGGGAACCGTTGATAATGATTCTACTATAGAAGAACTAGCTGAAATTGCTATTTCTCATGGACAAGCAGGGGCCGATATGGTGGCTCCTTCCAATATGATGGATGGTTTTGTAAAAGTGATTCGGGACAAACTAGATGAGGCAGGCTTTTCACAGTTACCTATCATGGCTTATTCAGCGAAATTTTCATCTAGCTTTTATGGACCTTTTAGAGACGCTGCTGAATCAGCTCCTTCAGAAGGTGATCGCAGATCCTATCAAATGGACCCTGCCAATGGTAAAGAAGCACTCAGAGAAGTTGAGCTTGATATTAACGAAGGTGCCGATATAGTTATGATTAAACCCGGTTTAAGTTATCTGGATGTGATAAAAGAAGTGAAACAAAAGTTCAACCATCCAATAGCAGCTTACAATGTCAGTGGTGAGTATTCCATGATAAAAGCAGCTGCTGACAAGGGCTGGCTAAATGAGCGGGAAGTAGTTCTGGAAAAGTTGATTAGTTTCAAGCGAGCTGGAGCTGATATGATCCTGACTTACTTTGCCGATGATGCAGCCCGCTGGCTTCAAGGAATTGAGTAA
- the hemA gene encoding glutamyl-tRNA reductase, producing the protein MILAVIGINHETASVETREQLAFSSKQVKELVQKLIEGQPIKEASVLSTCNRTEVHFTVNTGQIEAGKNHIMTYLSDFSDLDPREYVDHLYFITDQEAVSHIFKVTAGLNSLVTGETEILGQVKKAYQLSDEAGGVDSIFHGLYQQALRTGKRVHRETGINDNAASVSYASVELATKIFGSLQNRRALIIGAGKMSELAARHLYSNGVKDVIVINRTIERAKNLADKFGGLYASYDQLSEWLNEIDIVITSTGAPHFVIKEEQIKRAMKSRKYSPMFLIDIAVPRDVEPSVNNQDNAYLYTIDDLEAVVESNMQERQEEARNAELIISEEVAEFMVWYKTRDVVPLISALREKAEDVRKMELEKYHKKLKNLSPKEQEAVDKLTKSIVNKILKEPVLRIKEFAVEDKSELYMATLAQLFDLEDEVIPKDGEEHSSSKEVESVTQSSTERGHHESDFHN; encoded by the coding sequence GTGATTCTAGCAGTTATCGGAATAAATCATGAAACCGCATCAGTAGAAACCAGAGAACAATTAGCTTTCTCTTCTAAACAGGTAAAAGAACTTGTTCAAAAACTTATTGAAGGTCAACCGATAAAGGAAGCTTCGGTTTTATCAACTTGTAATCGAACAGAGGTTCACTTTACAGTGAACACAGGGCAAATTGAGGCGGGCAAAAATCATATCATGACATACCTGTCAGATTTTAGTGATCTAGACCCCCGGGAGTATGTAGATCATTTATACTTCATTACAGATCAGGAGGCCGTTAGTCATATATTTAAAGTTACTGCTGGACTGAATTCTTTGGTAACTGGTGAAACAGAAATACTAGGTCAAGTAAAGAAAGCTTATCAGTTGTCTGATGAAGCTGGTGGAGTTGATTCTATTTTCCATGGGCTATACCAACAAGCCTTAAGGACAGGTAAACGGGTACACAGAGAAACTGGAATTAACGATAATGCAGCATCTGTCAGTTATGCCAGTGTGGAGCTGGCAACTAAAATATTCGGGAGTTTACAGAACCGGCGTGCCTTGATTATTGGTGCCGGGAAAATGAGTGAACTGGCTGCAAGGCATTTGTATAGTAACGGTGTCAAAGATGTAATTGTGATTAACCGGACTATAGAAAGAGCTAAAAATTTAGCTGATAAATTTGGAGGCCTTTACGCATCTTATGATCAGTTGAGTGAATGGCTTAATGAAATTGATATTGTGATCACCAGTACGGGAGCACCACATTTTGTAATTAAAGAAGAACAAATCAAAAGAGCTATGAAATCAAGAAAATATAGTCCTATGTTTTTAATTGATATCGCTGTACCTAGAGACGTAGAGCCATCTGTCAATAATCAAGATAATGCTTATTTGTATACCATTGATGATTTAGAAGCAGTTGTGGAATCTAATATGCAAGAAAGACAGGAAGAAGCACGAAACGCAGAACTAATAATTAGTGAAGAGGTGGCTGAATTTATGGTTTGGTATAAAACTAGAGATGTAGTGCCTCTGATATCAGCTTTACGAGAAAAAGCTGAAGATGTTAGGAAAATGGAACTTGAAAAGTATCATAAAAAACTTAAAAATCTTAGTCCAAAGGAGCAAGAAGCCGTAGATAAATTGACTAAGAGTATAGTTAATAAGATATTAAAGGAACCTGTGCTTAGAATAAAAGAATTTGCTGTTGAAGATAAAAGTGAATTGTATATGGCCACTCTGGCTCAATTATTTGATTTAGAAGATGAAGTTATCCCCAAGGATGGAGAAGAGCATTCATCTTCAAAGGAAGTTGAGTCCGTTACTCAATCTTCTACAGAGAGGGGTCACCATGAATCCGATTTCCATAATTAA
- the nirJ1 gene encoding putative heme d1 biosynthesis radical SAM protein NirJ1 — MISVTKLLMQDSDHYGDGLRYHKDSGKTVHGTRKGHGPVVVWNCTRTCNLNCIHCYSDSDSNSYSGELSTKEAKTFIDDLQAFNVPVLLFSGGEPLLRNDFFELAEYAAQKGIRSTISTNGTLIDKQMAKDFKKIGISYVGISLDGIGENNDNFRGQSGAFQDALAGIRNCLEEGQKVGLRFTINRHNYKELPDIFKLIKEENIPRVCFYHLVYSGRGSEMKDQDISPEETREVLDLIMEKTLEFARINDPKEILMVANHADGIYIYQKMLQEDPAKAQEILKLLGKNGGNRSGIAISSVDSQGWVHPDQFTQNHTFGNVKERPFGEIWTDTDSNEILRGLKDRKPLLKGRCSQCRWLDYCNGNFRARAESVYHDFWASDPACYLTDKEIGLK; from the coding sequence ATGATTAGTGTAACTAAATTATTAATGCAGGACAGTGATCATTATGGAGATGGTCTTAGATATCACAAGGATTCAGGAAAAACAGTTCATGGAACTCGTAAAGGCCATGGACCAGTAGTAGTTTGGAATTGTACTAGAACGTGCAATTTAAATTGTATTCACTGTTATTCCGATTCCGATAGTAATTCTTATTCTGGAGAATTGTCTACTAAAGAAGCTAAGACTTTTATAGATGATTTACAAGCTTTCAATGTACCTGTATTGTTATTTTCAGGTGGAGAACCTTTGTTGAGAAATGATTTCTTTGAACTGGCAGAATATGCTGCCCAAAAAGGTATAAGATCGACTATTTCTACCAATGGAACTTTGATCGATAAACAGATGGCAAAGGATTTTAAAAAAATTGGGATCAGTTATGTAGGTATCAGCCTTGATGGAATTGGAGAGAATAATGACAATTTTAGAGGACAAAGTGGAGCTTTTCAAGATGCTCTGGCAGGAATACGAAACTGTCTTGAAGAAGGTCAAAAAGTGGGGCTAAGGTTTACTATAAACCGTCATAATTATAAAGAGTTACCTGATATTTTTAAATTAATAAAAGAAGAAAATATTCCGCGGGTATGCTTTTATCACCTGGTTTATTCTGGCCGGGGAAGTGAAATGAAAGATCAGGACATTTCACCTGAAGAAACAAGAGAAGTACTTGACTTGATCATGGAAAAAACTCTCGAGTTTGCCAGGATTAATGATCCCAAGGAGATCTTAATGGTAGCAAATCATGCCGATGGTATCTATATTTATCAAAAAATGCTTCAAGAAGATCCAGCTAAAGCCCAGGAAATATTGAAACTTTTAGGAAAAAATGGGGGAAATCGTAGTGGCATAGCTATTAGCAGTGTAGATAGTCAGGGATGGGTCCATCCAGATCAATTTACTCAAAATCATACTTTTGGTAATGTCAAGGAACGCCCCTTTGGTGAAATTTGGACTGATACTGATTCGAATGAAATATTACGGGGATTAAAAGATAGGAAACCTTTATTAAAAGGGCGCTGTAGTCAATGTCGTTGGCTTGACTATTGCAACGGTAATTTCAGGGCTAGGGCTGAGTCTGTTTATCACGATTTTTGGGCTTCTGATCCAGCTTGCTATTTGACTGATAAAGAGATCGGTTTAAAATAA
- a CDS encoding precorrin-2 dehydrogenase/sirohydrochlorin ferrochelatase family protein: MISYESYPIMLNLSEIEANCVVVGGGKVASRKISSLVKATSQVVIISPEINPKIEKLLESHNLKWIKRPYQYGDLQGAVLAFACTFDPEINSEIAKEGKEKGVPVNVVTSAEESTFYVPATISRGDLNISISTQGASPALAAKLRRNFEQEFGQEWEKYVEFLKIARIKVKNQIPDSDTRSYIFNKLVEDDAIFDQVKDTNRKDLEYFCDKLLKQLIENGRQQDETKNRD; the protein is encoded by the coding sequence GTGATCAGCTACGAAAGTTACCCTATAATGTTGAACCTATCGGAAATTGAAGCAAATTGTGTTGTTGTTGGTGGAGGAAAAGTAGCTTCAAGGAAAATTTCTTCTTTAGTAAAAGCTACATCTCAAGTAGTTATTATTTCTCCTGAAATCAATCCTAAGATTGAAAAACTTTTGGAAAGCCATAATCTTAAATGGATTAAAAGGCCTTATCAGTACGGGGATTTGCAGGGTGCTGTTTTGGCTTTCGCTTGTACTTTTGATCCCGAAATTAATAGTGAAATTGCTAAAGAGGGTAAAGAAAAAGGTGTTCCCGTTAATGTAGTCACTTCAGCTGAAGAATCTACTTTTTATGTGCCTGCTACAATTTCTAGAGGTGATTTAAATATTTCCATATCAACCCAAGGGGCTAGTCCAGCCCTGGCTGCTAAATTGCGCCGAAACTTTGAACAGGAATTTGGACAAGAATGGGAGAAATATGTTGAGTTTTTAAAAATAGCTAGAATAAAAGTGAAAAATCAGATTCCTGATTCAGATACGAGATCTTATATTTTTAATAAACTGGTGGAAGATGATGCAATATTTGACCAGGTCAAAGATACTAATAGAAAAGACCTGGAATATTTTTGTGATAAATTACTAAAACAGTTAATAGAGAATGGGAGGCAACAAGATGAAACTAAGAATAGGGACTAG
- the cobA gene encoding uroporphyrinogen-III C-methyltransferase: protein MSGRVYLIGAGPGDEGLITVKGLNCVKEANVIVYDRLIPQALLRYAPSTAEFIFVGKSPEKHTLTQEEINDLLIEQAEQGKIIARLKGGDPFVFGRGGEEVIALKEHNIPFEVVPGITSAVAAPMYAGIPVTHRGLSSSFAVITGHEDPDKAESSISWQDLALESGTLCFLMGVGNLSRIVDNLLAHGKDSETPIALVRWGTRPYQKTLTGTLSNIVEKAKSENFKSPAVIIIGEVVNLREQLAWFEKKPFFNKNILVTRARSQASELSYKISQLGGQPVEFPTIKIEKPDTYQPLDEAIKKLAEYNWLVFTSVNGVKHFFNRLENLDYDCRQLAGLKTCAIGSKTKESLEEKGIKADVVPQEYRAEALIDLMKEQVKSGDRVLIPRAKEAREVLPEALREQGLKVDVITAYETVKDTKDTEKVRKMLKQNELDAITFTSSSTVKNFVEVLELNVGLNEPGAVLANTHIACIGPITASTCQQYGIEVNSIANEYTIPGLVESLIDNLDENVEEEFK from the coding sequence GTGTCAGGGAGAGTATATTTAATAGGTGCGGGCCCAGGAGATGAAGGCCTAATTACTGTCAAAGGCCTAAACTGTGTCAAAGAAGCTAATGTAATTGTTTATGACCGGCTTATTCCCCAAGCTTTATTGCGATATGCACCTTCTACTGCCGAGTTTATATTTGTGGGCAAAAGCCCTGAAAAACATACTTTAACACAAGAAGAAATAAATGATTTATTAATTGAACAAGCTGAGCAAGGTAAAATTATTGCAAGATTAAAGGGCGGTGATCCCTTTGTATTTGGCAGGGGAGGTGAGGAGGTCATAGCTTTAAAAGAACATAATATACCTTTTGAAGTGGTACCTGGTATAACTTCAGCAGTAGCAGCTCCTATGTATGCAGGAATACCAGTTACTCACCGAGGACTAAGTTCAAGTTTTGCGGTCATAACCGGTCATGAGGATCCGGACAAAGCTGAAAGTTCTATCTCATGGCAAGACTTAGCCTTAGAAAGTGGAACTTTGTGTTTCTTGATGGGAGTGGGTAACCTCTCCAGAATAGTTGATAACTTGCTGGCCCATGGAAAAGATTCTGAAACCCCTATAGCTTTAGTTAGATGGGGGACTCGCCCCTATCAGAAAACCCTGACCGGTACCCTATCGAATATAGTAGAAAAAGCAAAGAGCGAAAACTTTAAATCACCGGCGGTAATCATAATTGGTGAAGTGGTAAATTTACGAGAACAACTGGCTTGGTTTGAAAAGAAGCCCTTTTTTAATAAAAATATTCTAGTTACTAGGGCGAGAAGTCAGGCTAGTGAACTTTCATATAAAATTTCCCAACTGGGTGGTCAACCTGTGGAGTTCCCCACAATTAAAATAGAAAAACCTGATACATACCAACCCCTGGATGAAGCTATTAAAAAATTGGCTGAATATAACTGGCTGGTTTTTACTAGTGTTAACGGGGTGAAACACTTTTTTAATAGATTAGAAAATTTAGATTATGATTGTAGACAACTCGCCGGCTTAAAAACTTGTGCTATTGGTTCTAAAACTAAAGAATCTTTAGAAGAGAAGGGTATAAAGGCTGATGTAGTGCCCCAAGAATATAGAGCTGAAGCATTGATCGACTTAATGAAAGAGCAAGTTAAATCAGGTGATCGTGTCCTAATTCCCCGTGCAAAAGAAGCTAGAGAAGTACTGCCGGAAGCTTTAAGGGAGCAGGGCTTAAAAGTGGATGTAATTACTGCTTATGAAACAGTAAAAGACACTAAAGACACAGAAAAAGTCCGGAAAATGTTAAAACAAAATGAGTTAGACGCCATCACATTCACTAGTTCTTCTACGGTAAAAAATTTTGTGGAAGTGTTAGAATTAAATGTAGGGTTAAATGAACCAGGCGCCGTACTAGCTAACACTCATATTGCATGTATCGGCCCTATCACTGCTAGTACTTGCCAACAGTATGGTATAGAAGTTAATTCAATTGCCAATGAATATACAATTCCAGGTCTGGTAGAATCCTTGATAGATAATCTGGATGAGAACGTGGAGGAGGAGTTTAAATGA
- the ccsB gene encoding c-type cytochrome biogenesis protein CcsB: MTEEQLVSLENTLFDITFVFYLVAALLYIVTYLIFKKEQKLGKYATFIATMGLIVHTASIFVRMVNAARLTMHNQFEFATWFAWGIMFCYLFIERKFAYKYRGIGSFVVPIAFLMILYASTLPSEIRPPMPALQSAWLSVHVITAILGYGAFAVACGISIMYLLKRRKAEDDNSIFNRSFFPSFELLDNINYRAVAFGFMGLTLCILTGAIWAEQAWGRYWGWDPKETWSLITWIVYSIYLHARLTRGWKGTKTAWFSIIGFLCVLFTYVGVNMLLPSEHSYL, translated from the coding sequence GTGACTGAGGAACAATTAGTGTCCTTAGAAAATACTTTGTTTGATATTACTTTTGTATTTTATTTAGTGGCTGCCTTACTGTATATTGTAACTTATTTAATTTTTAAAAAAGAACAGAAACTTGGTAAATACGCCACTTTTATTGCGACTATGGGGTTGATAGTTCATACTGCTTCAATTTTTGTTAGAATGGTCAATGCAGCAAGATTAACTATGCATAATCAATTTGAGTTTGCTACCTGGTTTGCTTGGGGAATCATGTTTTGCTATCTCTTTATTGAGAGAAAGTTTGCATACAAATATAGAGGGATTGGTTCTTTTGTGGTTCCAATTGCTTTTTTAATGATCTTATATGCATCTACACTGCCTAGTGAAATCAGACCTCCTATGCCTGCATTACAAAGTGCTTGGCTATCAGTTCATGTAATAACAGCTATCCTGGGGTATGGAGCTTTTGCAGTAGCCTGTGGAATATCTATTATGTACTTGTTAAAGAGAAGAAAAGCAGAAGATGACAATAGTATATTTAATAGAAGCTTTTTTCCATCCTTTGAGCTTTTGGATAATATTAATTACAGAGCAGTGGCCTTTGGCTTTATGGGACTAACCTTGTGTATTTTAACAGGAGCGATTTGGGCAGAACAAGCTTGGGGAAGATATTGGGGTTGGGATCCTAAAGAAACCTGGTCATTAATAACTTGGATTGTTTATTCTATTTATTTACATGCACGGTTGACTCGTGGTTGGAAAGGAACAAAAACTGCTTGGTTTTCTATTATAGGATTTTTATGTGTGCTTTTCACTTATGTGGGAGTTAATATGTTGCTTCCGAGTGAACACAGTTATTTGTAA
- the nirJ2 gene encoding putative heme d1 biosynthesis radical SAM protein NirJ2, which yields MLVSWNTTKSCHLNCKHCYRDAGEADSRELTTEEGKKLLDEIKTAGFKLIIFSGGEPLERQDIYKLVSYAKKIGLRPVLGTSGTTITRKVARKLKEAGAVRLGISLDSVHPEVHDDFRQTPGSFDDALTGIKNCLAEGLDFQIHTTIVEQNYHEFEELTEFAVELGAKAHHIFFLVPTGRAKDIETEGVRQKRYEQLLHRIIDKQSEVDIELKPTCAPQFMRIAHMKGIDMRFTRGCLAGTSYCCITPNGDVNPCPYLPHKVGNVLETPFDEIWKNSELLNELRTMDLEGKCGNCNYLEYCSGCRARAYYYNGNYMAEDPWCLYKNN from the coding sequence ATGCTAGTGTCGTGGAATACAACCAAAAGTTGTCACTTAAATTGTAAGCACTGTTATCGTGATGCCGGGGAAGCTGATAGTCGCGAATTAACAACAGAAGAGGGTAAGAAATTACTAGATGAAATTAAAACAGCGGGTTTTAAGTTGATTATTTTTAGTGGTGGAGAACCGTTGGAACGCCAAGACATTTATAAATTAGTCAGTTATGCCAAGAAGATAGGTTTAAGGCCAGTCTTGGGAACTTCAGGTACCACAATTACCAGGAAAGTGGCTAGAAAATTAAAGGAAGCCGGAGCTGTTCGGCTGGGTATTAGTTTAGATAGTGTACATCCGGAAGTACATGATGATTTTAGACAAACCCCAGGCAGCTTTGATGATGCCCTTACTGGAATAAAAAATTGTCTTGCTGAAGGGCTGGATTTTCAAATCCATACTACTATAGTAGAACAAAATTATCATGAATTTGAAGAATTAACAGAATTTGCAGTTGAATTGGGAGCTAAAGCTCATCACATTTTTTTCTTAGTACCAACAGGTAGAGCCAAGGATATTGAGACAGAAGGTGTAAGACAAAAGAGATATGAACAATTGCTGCATAGGATAATTGATAAGCAATCAGAGGTGGATATTGAATTAAAACCAACCTGTGCACCTCAATTCATGAGAATAGCTCACATGAAAGGGATAGATATGAGGTTTACTAGAGGTTGTTTAGCAGGAACCTCATATTGTTGTATTACACCTAATGGCGATGTAAATCCATGCCCTTATCTTCCTCATAAAGTCGGAAATGTTCTCGAAACTCCTTTTGATGAAATTTGGAAAAACAGTGAGCTTCTGAATGAACTGCGGACAATGGACTTAGAAGGTAAGTGCGGAAACTGCAATTACTTAGAGTACTGTAGTGGATGCCGAGCTCGGGCATATTATTATAATGGTAATTATATGGCAGAAGACCCCTGGTGTTTATACAAGAATAACTAG